Genomic segment of Primulina tabacum isolate GXHZ01 chromosome 11, ASM2559414v2, whole genome shotgun sequence:
TAGGAAGTATCTTGATTCTAAGTTGAGACTTTTCATAATGACTTTCAATAATCCAAACAAAGTATTCTTTCCTACAATTCCAGTAAAATAACTGTACATTTGGCTCACACAGCGAGAAAAGATTTCGAGCTTCCATTCAATTCCCACCAAATGAGAATAAACGCTAAACATGTCCTTCAAGCCCAATGATTGATATGCTCACTGACAGAAAAAAGTTGATAGTGAAGTTCACGAATGATTTCAGGTGCAAACACGGTAATTCAAATGTGATACAAGATACCTAAATTATTATCTAACTAAATAGAAAACAAGACAAGAAACAGCTGAAGGTTCGTGATTGAACACAAAAACATCCCAACAAACTTATGAATATCTCCTTGGATTTTTACCTCAAACAAATCCATTTGCCAATCTTTTCTCAAAATCCAACTCAAAATGAGTTCATTTCCAAACAATAAGTTCTCCTCTTCGCCAACATCCTTGCAGCAGTCCCGAAAGGCTCCTCAAATGCGGAGGCAACCCAATTCCCTTCCGAACCCACGACCTCTATCTTGGACTGCTCACGAGGCTTAATTGCAACCAAAGTCGCCCCTTTCAGCACCATCCCATTAGGCAACTCCAAATGGGAAGCATACCATAACCGCATATTCAGAGCAGGAACAAGAGTCCTCTTTGATGCTGAGGATGCAGACAACGGCTTCACCCGCAGCTCCTCCAACTGCACTTTATTCATAGATAACACTCCCTGTCCATCCGAGTCGGTCAAAATCAAGCTTTCCAGGGTCTTATGTTCAGCTATTATAGCCTGCAGCAGATAATGTCTTGCCGAGGCCGCGATCAATGAGCTAATAGTCCACACTACACGCAACTTTAAACCCCCGTTCGTGTAAAAAGACTCTGGTATGTTGCCATTATCAAGCGCTACTCCATTACTGTTATTCCCGATATCAGTATTATCAACACTACAAGCAGAACCACTATTCAGATTATGGATGACACTCGAAGCGCCAAGAATAACACAATTATCGAGCGTTGACCCAAAATCGGCCCTCCACTTGAGTAAAACACCAGCGTCTATCCCCAATTCCCCACTCGGAAGTGTAATCCGTAGGAGCTTGATTTCGTTAAAATTCTTTAATACTTGAGTAGGGGAATGGTGGGTGACACTGTTTTGCTCGGTTACGAAGTCGAAATCTTCTGCGAATGAAGGAAGGCGGCGGGTGGTCGGATTAATGAATTGTGTGAAAGATTGAAAGGGCTTGAAGAGTCCGAGGATTAGGCGAAAGAAAGAGGATATGGGGTGCCGGGATTTTCCAGAGGCAAACGAGGCAGAGGAATCGTCGTCCGAGATAACGCAATCGACGCGCACGATTATGTTGTCGACCTGTGGAACGAGAGAGCGAAAGCGCTTCGAAACAAGGCAGCATCGGCCCAATGATTTCACATCCCCTATTTTGTTAAAGATGACGAGGAGAAGTGAGTCCGGAATTCCGTCGAAAAGATCGATCGGCTCGGGGTGGATTTTACCGCCCAGATCTAAGGGAATAGAACCCATTTTCCACAAAGCTATATTCTACTAGAACCCTTATATCTCCGCTCATGTGTTGTGGATCCAACGACTAAAGCTCTGAATATGTAAACTTGACTGTTTCTTGTGTTTGAGGGTGGCGACGATGAGAGGAGGAGAAACAAACACGATTAGGGtgcttttttttattcttttctttttcctgcctCTTTTACAGTAAACAAGTTTTATCACTGcctatatataaataatacataGTATTTTTATTCACTTACTTATTAtgtctattaaatatttaaaattgttgtgaaaaagtaaaaatttatgataaaaaataaaaatctcaaactttcaaaattatcaaactacacactttataatatttttctctcaactcaattgtaattttcttcacaaatgagagttctatttatagaaaatctttacaaataatccaaaaataaattcatcattacctacatcatcacacactaatttttaatatttacaactcttattttcaacattaaaatattcaacattcaaatattcaatacacacattttaaatattatttttcaacactcccccttgggatgatgatcataatgattgtcttcattacgtgtttttatactgcctcgttaaaaatcttactaggaaaaacccattgtaataaaaaccatagtaaggaaaaaagagtgcagtcacgtaaactcccccacatgttgacacgaacaattcttcacaaatttcgtagattgcacatcccaatattatatatgtgctttctgaatattgacgtaggaagtgcctttgtgaagagatctgacgagttttcacttgattgaatgtgacgaacatcaatacatttattcttctcaagctccttggtgaatgcgaagaacttaggatgaatatgtttagttctgtcgctttttatgtatccttctttcatttgagcaacacatgcagcattatcttcatatagtatcacggGCTTCTCgtcaaatgataatccgcatgagatttggatatgttgggtcattgattttaaccacacacattcacgacttgcttcatgcagtgcaataatctcggcatgatttgatgaagttgttacgagcgtttgtttctgagaacgccaagatattgcagtgcctccacgagtaaatacatatccagtttgggaacgtgccttgtgtggatcagataagtatccagcatccgcataaccaattatacttggattagcatcttttgaatacaaaagtcccaagtctgtcgttcctcgtagataacggaatatatgtttaattccgttccagtgtctctttgttggatatgtctaaatcttgccaacagattcacggcaaaagatatatcaggcattgtacaatttgtaaggtacataagggcaccgatggcacttagatatggtacttctggaccaagaatatcttcatcatcttcacatggacggaatggatctttttctatatttaatgatctaacaaccattggagtacttaaaggatttgatttattcatattaaaacgtttaagaatcttttctgtataatttgtccggtgaacaaatattccacatttttttgttcaatttgtaaacccaaacaatacttggtttttccaagatctttcatttcaaattcttccttcaagtatgacacaacttcttgaatttccttattcgttccaatgatgtttaaatcatcaacatatacagcaataattacgcatccggatgttgttttcttaatgaaaacacaagggcatattgaattatttacatatctttTGTTttatcaagtgatcacttagccgattataccacattcgaccggattgctttaacccatataatgatctttgtagtttcacagaataacattctctgggttttgaactttgtgcttcaggcatcttaaatccttcagggattttcatatatatatattactatcaagtgatccatataagtaagctgtaacaacatccataagacgcatttctaaattttcagataccgccaagctaatcaaataccgaaacgtaattgcatccatcacgggagaatacgtttcttcataatcaattccaggcatttgagaaaaaccttgtgcaacaagtcgagctttatatcttactatttcatttttctcatttcgcttttgaataaaaacccatttgtatccaacaggttttacaccttcaggtgtaaggactataggtccaaaaacattacgtttatttagcgaatccaattcaacctggatggcttctttctattttatccaatcctgccgatttttacattcactaaaagattttggttcatgatcttcattatcatttatgatgtcgattgccacattataagaaactatatcatcaatctcttctatatcttttcggttccatatttttccagtattaatgtaattgatagatatttcacgattctcgtcagtttgtgtttctgatagaacattttcatcatcatgtgtttcttcaggaacatgattctctattttgtgattatcatgtgtttcttcaggaacatcattttctcttttgtgatcatcgtgtttctctatgaattttttttttcgaggatttttatccttggaaccgactggccttccacgcttcaggtgtttaatgacatcatcatgagtatcttcaatttgtttcttcgaaatttcaattcgagcaggggcatttgcagcatgtatatatgatttagttaccccttttgtgtctgcaaatgcatctggtatttgatttgctattctttgcaagtgcataatttgctgtacatctttttcacattgttttgttcttggatccagatgtaacaatgatgatacataccatgtaatttctttttcggtatgtttctgt
This window contains:
- the LOC142518591 gene encoding F-box protein At5g46170-like; its protein translation is MGSIPLDLGGKIHPEPIDLFDGIPDSLLLVIFNKIGDVKSLGRCCLVSKRFRSLVPQVDNIIVRVDCVISDDDSSASFASGKSRHPISSFFRLILGLFKPFQSFTQFINPTTRRLPSFAEDFDFVTEQNSVTHHSPTQVLKNFNEIKLLRITLPSGELGIDAGVLLKWRADFGSTLDNCVILGASSVIHNLNSGSACSVDNTDIGNNSNGVALDNGNIPESFYTNGGLKLRVVWTISSLIAASARHYLLQAIIAEHKTLESLILTDSDGQGVLSMNKVQLEELRVKPLSASSASKRTLVPALNMRLWYASHLELPNGMVLKGATLVAIKPREQSKIEVVGSEGNWVASAFEEPFGTAARMLAKRRTYCLEMNSF